Within the Naumovozyma castellii chromosome 1, complete genome genome, the region AAAGATTGTTTTCTCCTGGGTGAAAGCTTGGTTCTACCACTGCAGCAATGTGTAGAATTtgttcaaaatttaattgattattATATGATCCCACAGGGGAAGGAAGAATTTAGTTGGTCTAGAGCATTTGTCGGGCATAATATCAAAGGTGATATCAAATGGTTAAGAAGCATTGGTATCAACTTCCCCGcagataatgaaatggATTTTGAATTGAGTGCTGAAGAAGGGAAAAAACGCATTCATGTCTTGGATACGATGAAATTATACTCTGCATGTTATGGAAGTGACGGTAGTAATTTGGGTAAAATATTACGATTGTTCCAAATACCACATGCATATTTACATAATGGTGGTAACGATGCACATTACACTTTAAAATTGTTAATGTTCATGTGTGATATTAATTTTAGGAAACAAATGGGGttggatgatttgaatGTCATGTCCTCACGAATTCATGAATGGATTAAGAGAGGTAAATCTGAACCAAAGATATTACCTATGTCATATGCCGTGTCCGTTGCAGATACAATGAAGAACGTACAAACAATGGAGAATGGACCTGAAAATAAGAAACGTCGCacaaagaataaagaattgGTGAGTCAAACGGAATTTGGTGGATCACAATGGTTTGCAAAAGCGATCGATGCCTTTTCCCATGTCATGAAATGAAAGtaacattaataatattctttaaaatgaacattttattttatttattttatttattaattcatGCATAAACTCTTAAAGCTATATATTTTTCTAGGCCAAGATAGGAGCCAATTTTTTCTGCAATTCACCAGATTGGAAGATTTGTTGTAGTTCATGATTACCACCGATGAATTCACCTGCGATGTACACGTGAGGTACCGTCTTTTGACCGTTAATGGCTAACAAAGCCTGTTGGATCTCTTGTCCGTCCTGCATCAAATCTAGTTCCAGCACTAACGCCTTTGATTGTGGGACCTTACAGTCGTTAAATAAAGTACGTCTGGTGGCTATGCTGTATGGACAGTATGATTTGGCGAAGACAATGATCTTGTTCTCCTTGATAAGTTTTTGGACGTAGTCAATAGTTTCTTGGGCAAccattttgttttctttcttgtGCCTGTGGTAGTATAGTACAGtaaagaatatgataatgAGTACAAGTCTAAGATTTTCCGGGATGTGCATTGTTGCAGTTATTTATACTCCTTGGTAGATGGATGAAATCTCTTGTTCATTCACTCACTCATTGATTGAtcagaatttttcaaagggGTGTCTGGCATTTTGTTTTGTCAGCAAGCCCTAGGGTTTTATTTTGCTGCCCTAGGGTTCACagcattaataataatagtattaatcatcaatatcttcttctttagcCACAGATGACAAATGGGCAAAGTTAGTGGCACCTTAGCATCGTAATATGTCCGCTTCCTCCGAATATCCCTGCACCATGAGTTGCCTGGACGCATTCGATCAGTTGACCGCATGCTATTCGTTGGGTGGACAGTTTCGTAACTACTACCGTTATGGCGAATACAATTCATGTACCAAGCAACTGgctaaattgaaattctGCATTGTCAACAGTAATGACCCTGTGAAAGTGCAGCAATGGTACAAGGAACAAGCGGAGTTTAATTCCAAGTTTAGAGGAAGCTCCGACGATATCTGGGAGGAAAGGTGATAACGATCTTAAACGAAATACTTATTCTTTTACcacatatatatttgtGCATATATATGTCTATTTATTTgtgaataaataattacCATCATTATGAAGTTTATTTACATGTGCTGTTttggaatatatttatttgtttgcttcatttcatttcttAGATGGGTTTGTTCCCAAgatttcatctttttcagtttcttcatttggATCCTTATATAGCTTTTCTGATTCCTTCATTAGCTCATATAACTGTGTAACTTGGTCTGGTGATAATTTCTCCAACGTCGTTGCATTCATACTAGCCTCCTTCCAATTCCCATTGCTGATCAACGTCAAGTAATCCTGCCAGCTAGTCAAGAACCCAACAATATGTAATGGGTTATCAATATTCTGATGCAATTTGAACTCGTTCTTCACATACTCATCCCCCATTTCCCTCTGTATGGCTGGTAGATGCTTATGTTCCCTAAGGATTCTTCTGTAAAGCATCAACGGTGGTAACAACGGTTGGCTTTGATGATGTGAGGCCAACCCTCTGATTACACTTCTTGTGTCAGGTAATGTTCTAGTTCCTCTGAACATATTGCTTCCTATTCTATGCACTGGGTGGTTGCGTTAAGAG harbors:
- the GRX2 gene encoding dithiol glutaredoxin GRX2 (ancestral locus Anc_1.38) codes for the protein MHIPENLRLVLIIIFFTVLYYHRHKKENKMVAQETIDYVQKLIKENKIIVFAKSYCPYSIATRRTLFNDCKVPQSKALVLELDLMQDGQEIQQALLAINGQKTVPHVYIAGEFIGGNHELQQIFQSGELQKKLAPILA
- the EMI1 gene encoding Emi1p (ancestral locus Anc_1.41): MSASSEYPCTMSCLDAFDQLTACYSLGGQFRNYYRYGEYNSCTKQLAKLKFCIVNSNDPVKVQQWYKEQAEFNSKFRGSSDDIWEER
- the SDH7 gene encoding Sdh7p (ancestral locus Anc_1.44), whose amino-acid sequence is MFRGTRTLPDTRSVIRGLASHHQSQPLLPPLMLYRRILREHKHLPAIQREMGDEYVKNEFKLHQNIDNPLHIVGFLTSWQDYLTLISNGNWKEASMNATTLEKLSPDQVTQLYELMKESEKLYKDPNEETEKDEILGTNPSKK